One window of Dehalococcoidia bacterium genomic DNA carries:
- a CDS encoding acyl-CoA dehydratase activase: MNIKYFLGLDVGSVNAKLVLVDERCTPIHEDTERVTIGPKAAISTLLSRLSKRVPLEQIAAAGVSGSGKSVIPEDLNWTQYSSPLAIISGILNSYPDAKTIIQIGGQSSLVIELEDGLKKPWKVNSNPLCAAGTGRFLEQQAYRLGISLEDFSRLALSADDNAPRIAARCSVFAKSDLIHLQQKGVSVESILRALSDSVARMVASFKKGPFADPIYFVGGVAENDAVLKSLNEVISARNGSPSQVNVPERYHFVEALGSALLALNSGKESRVIPLEEGDAKQDYYVMSKLEKVSQQSSWQPSKIDKPFVGYLGVDVGSTSTKAVIIDQSGKTVLAKHYLMTAGRPLEAVKEVFRHLYDEWVGDNATIAGVGVTGSGRYLVGSFIGADMIKNEITAQTRAGEELEPEADIIEIGGQDSKLVIKRNGVVVDYQMNKACAAGTGSFIDELAEMLDVSVKDGQFANLAFEAPHTIDLGSRCAAFMGQAVSTAQQEGVPIEIITASLSNSIARNYLSKVVEMRRLGDKVILTGAVFYNQAVVSAFKQLLPDKQLIVPEHNEVSGAIGAALLAKEEMTDAGSKFKGFRKVADEEYALKTFVCNRCDNNCTISRLQLEGEPPTFYGSRCDYYDSTVSHEKKETAFDERERLLFKEYDENRAGELTVGLPRALLMYDYAPMFIGFLNDLGVKTVLSRKTNRQTIEHAVELSYTDSCFPIKLLHGHAAGLKDCDFILFPSAIRLGEKEGDENQKYACPLVQASPFLVREALHLEKRMLIPFIDFSLGDEEVIESLAQIARKMGFSKKKGKAAAVKGLASQRAFEKARELSGQALLKQIRDNNQIGVVLLSRAYMYQDAGANLGIAEQLARLGVVPIPLDFLPLSSIDVHQYSDRPYWMYESKLIAGAAITASEPHLYGLILTNFGCGPNSFILNIVEDIIGGKPLGQLEIDEHAAEAGIITRLEAFVDTIKGFDRSGKRRPASKNIYRAASTLNNSKGLLLFPRMAPHAEVLAAAMRAFGVDARALPPANESNLLYSNKVTTGKECLPYRVTLGDFMRFYYENGHGNLDLGTVEGFMAGAFGPCRLGKYALEQGLILNKLGFDLPIRTSVSNNAYRDWGLGMAFERLAWKGIVAYDHLQKLLWHTRPYEKIKGSTDQLFDEMAATVADRLSHRESFDSILAEAVPKFKALIDPDQPRRPLVGINGEIFLRMNTFSNSDLARTCEDAGLEVVVSPFSEWMNYLAHRNIEDGIKDRDIRKTTRGYIKSMVQRYDEKTVVNKFAPYIEVEDPKIKDLLRFTKSHLSPRCGSEAVLSIGTGIEWLENPSFAGVISVMPHGCMPGGIVAAMSEELSSKYGKPWISLTYDGTRESNNLTKINNFAEILRFSGDGG, encoded by the coding sequence GTGAATATAAAGTACTTCTTAGGATTAGATGTCGGATCAGTCAACGCCAAACTCGTCTTGGTGGATGAAAGATGTACCCCCATCCATGAGGACACCGAAAGGGTAACGATTGGACCGAAAGCAGCGATTAGCACGCTTTTATCCCGCCTCTCAAAGAGGGTTCCCCTGGAACAAATCGCGGCGGCGGGTGTTTCCGGATCGGGCAAGAGCGTCATCCCTGAGGACTTGAACTGGACTCAATACAGCAGCCCGCTGGCAATCATCTCCGGCATCCTCAATTCTTATCCCGATGCCAAGACGATCATTCAAATCGGCGGGCAAAGCTCTCTGGTGATCGAACTGGAGGACGGCCTCAAAAAACCGTGGAAGGTCAACTCCAATCCCCTGTGCGCTGCTGGCACGGGCCGATTCCTGGAACAGCAGGCATACCGGCTGGGGATCAGTCTGGAAGATTTCTCACGACTGGCACTCAGCGCCGACGATAACGCTCCTCGAATCGCTGCCCGGTGCAGCGTTTTTGCCAAGAGCGACCTCATTCACCTGCAGCAAAAAGGTGTTTCCGTGGAATCCATCCTGCGCGCCCTTTCCGATAGCGTTGCCCGAATGGTGGCCTCATTCAAAAAGGGGCCATTCGCCGATCCGATCTATTTTGTTGGCGGTGTGGCAGAAAATGACGCCGTTCTGAAATCCCTCAACGAGGTGATCTCAGCCAGAAACGGGTCTCCCTCACAAGTGAATGTACCGGAAAGATATCATTTCGTAGAGGCCCTCGGGTCTGCCCTGCTTGCCCTGAACTCAGGCAAAGAATCCAGGGTTATTCCGCTTGAGGAAGGCGACGCCAAACAAGACTATTATGTCATGTCCAAACTGGAGAAGGTCTCTCAGCAAAGCAGCTGGCAGCCCTCGAAAATCGATAAGCCGTTCGTGGGGTATCTGGGAGTGGACGTCGGTTCCACCAGCACCAAAGCCGTTATCATCGACCAGTCCGGCAAAACAGTGCTGGCCAAACACTATCTGATGACGGCAGGCAGGCCTCTGGAAGCCGTTAAAGAGGTTTTTCGCCATCTCTATGATGAGTGGGTAGGAGACAACGCCACCATCGCAGGGGTTGGCGTTACCGGTTCCGGCCGATATCTGGTGGGCAGCTTCATCGGGGCCGACATGATCAAGAACGAGATCACTGCCCAGACCAGGGCCGGTGAGGAACTGGAGCCCGAAGCCGACATCATCGAGATCGGCGGGCAGGATTCCAAGCTGGTCATCAAACGAAATGGGGTGGTGGTCGATTATCAAATGAACAAAGCCTGCGCTGCCGGGACGGGGAGTTTTATCGATGAACTGGCAGAGATGCTCGATGTCTCGGTCAAGGACGGGCAATTCGCCAACCTCGCTTTCGAAGCGCCGCACACCATCGACCTGGGATCGCGCTGCGCCGCCTTCATGGGTCAGGCAGTCTCCACAGCCCAGCAGGAAGGCGTACCCATCGAAATCATCACCGCCAGCCTTTCCAACTCAATTGCGCGGAACTATCTTTCCAAAGTAGTGGAGATGCGCCGGCTGGGAGACAAGGTCATCCTCACTGGTGCAGTGTTCTACAACCAGGCAGTGGTCTCGGCCTTTAAGCAATTGCTCCCGGACAAGCAATTGATCGTCCCCGAACACAATGAGGTCTCCGGCGCTATCGGGGCCGCTCTTTTGGCCAAAGAAGAAATGACGGACGCCGGCTCGAAATTCAAAGGCTTCCGAAAGGTAGCCGATGAGGAATATGCCCTCAAAACGTTCGTCTGCAATCGATGCGACAACAACTGCACCATCAGCCGTCTGCAACTGGAGGGAGAACCTCCCACCTTCTATGGCAGCCGCTGCGATTATTATGATAGCACCGTCAGCCACGAAAAGAAGGAAACGGCCTTCGACGAGCGTGAGAGGTTGCTGTTCAAGGAGTACGATGAAAATCGCGCCGGCGAGTTGACGGTCGGACTCCCCCGTGCGCTGCTGATGTATGACTACGCCCCGATGTTCATCGGCTTTCTGAATGACCTGGGCGTGAAGACGGTCCTATCCCGCAAGACCAACCGACAGACAATCGAGCATGCTGTGGAACTAAGCTACACCGATAGCTGCTTCCCCATCAAGCTGTTGCACGGCCATGCGGCTGGTCTCAAAGACTGCGATTTCATTCTCTTCCCCAGCGCCATCCGCCTGGGCGAAAAAGAGGGGGATGAGAACCAGAAATACGCCTGCCCGCTGGTGCAGGCTTCTCCCTTCCTGGTGCGAGAGGCTCTCCATCTGGAAAAGAGAATGCTCATTCCGTTTATCGATTTCAGCCTCGGCGATGAGGAGGTCATCGAAAGCCTGGCGCAGATCGCCCGGAAGATGGGGTTCAGTAAAAAGAAGGGCAAGGCCGCCGCCGTGAAAGGGCTGGCATCCCAGCGGGCGTTTGAAAAGGCCAGAGAGCTAAGCGGGCAGGCGCTGCTCAAGCAAATTCGCGATAACAACCAGATCGGCGTGGTTCTCCTCTCCCGCGCTTACATGTATCAGGATGCCGGGGCAAATCTCGGCATCGCAGAGCAGTTGGCCCGGCTGGGCGTAGTGCCGATCCCGCTCGATTTCCTGCCGCTTTCTTCCATCGACGTCCATCAATACTCGGATCGGCCTTACTGGATGTACGAGAGCAAGCTGATCGCTGGTGCAGCAATAACAGCATCAGAACCCCATCTCTACGGGCTGATATTGACCAACTTCGGCTGCGGGCCGAACTCATTCATTCTCAACATCGTCGAGGATATCATCGGGGGCAAGCCGCTGGGCCAGCTGGAGATCGATGAACATGCCGCTGAGGCAGGAATCATCACCCGACTGGAAGCGTTCGTCGACACCATCAAGGGATTCGACCGCTCCGGCAAGCGCCGTCCGGCGAGCAAGAATATCTACAGGGCGGCATCCACGCTCAACAACTCCAAAGGACTTCTGCTGTTCCCCCGGATGGCGCCTCATGCAGAGGTTTTGGCCGCTGCCATGCGAGCCTTTGGTGTCGATGCCAGAGCCCTGCCACCCGCCAACGAAAGCAATCTTCTTTACAGCAACAAAGTGACCACCGGTAAAGAATGCCTGCCCTACCGGGTGACCCTGGGCGATTTCATGCGATTCTACTATGAAAACGGCCACGGCAATCTCGATCTGGGCACGGTTGAGGGCTTCATGGCCGGGGCTTTTGGCCCGTGCCGTCTGGGGAAATATGCCCTGGAGCAGGGCCTGATTCTCAACAAACTCGGTTTCGATCTTCCCATACGGACCAGCGTTTCCAACAACGCCTACCGCGATTGGGGACTGGGCATGGCCTTTGAGCGCCTGGCATGGAAGGGCATCGTGGCATACGACCATCTGCAAAAGCTGCTCTGGCATACCCGGCCCTATGAGAAGATCAAAGGGTCTACAGATCAACTTTTCGATGAAATGGCCGCCACGGTTGCCGATCGATTGTCTCACCGGGAGTCCTTCGATAGCATTCTGGCCGAAGCGGTACCGAAGTTCAAAGCACTGATCGATCCCGATCAGCCCCGGCGGCCTCTGGTGGGAATCAACGGAGAGATATTTCTGCGGATGAACACCTTCAGCAACAGCGATCTGGCGCGAACTTGCGAAGATGCCGGCCTTGAGGTGGTCGTTTCTCCCTTCAGCGAATGGATGAACTACCTCGCACACCGGAATATCGAGGACGGCATCAAGGATCGGGATATCCGGAAAACCACCCGCGGATACATCAAGAGTATGGTTCAGCGCTACGATGAGAAAACGGTGGTGAACAAATTCGCACCTTATATCGAGGTGGAAGACCCCAAGATAAAGGACCTCCTCCGTTTCACCAAATCGCACCTCTCCCCCAGATGCGGCAGTGAGGCCGTGCTCAGCATCGGGACCGGGATTGAGTGGCTGGAGAACCCGTCCTTTGCCGGGGTGATCTCGGTGATGCCACATGGCTGCATGCCTGGCGGCATCGTGGCCGCCATGTCCGAGGAACTCAGCTCCAAGTATGGGAAACCGTGGATATCCCTCACCTATGATGGGACGCGGGAGAGCAACAACCTCACCAAGATCAACAACTTCGCTGAAATTCTGCGGTTCTCCGGCGACGGGGGTTGA
- a CDS encoding response regulator transcription factor, translated as MESGKKNSGNIILVVDDEPRIIEVLSMNLELEGFRVVGAANGREALKKLTQELPDLAILDAMMPELDGFETLKEIRQVSTIPVIMLSVKGEEADKIKGLELGADDYMAKPFSPKELVSRVKAMLRRAEMPTAAPRTEIQVDDDLTIDFSKRRVVVRGKEVRLRPTEYRMLYHLVSNAGRVLTHEQLLRMVWGHEYRDEDHYLWLYITYLRQKIEKDPKHPKYILSERGIGYRFAEFEKR; from the coding sequence ATGGAATCCGGCAAGAAGAACTCAGGCAATATTATACTGGTTGTGGATGATGAACCCCGAATCATCGAGGTCCTCAGCATGAATCTGGAGTTGGAAGGCTTTCGAGTGGTCGGCGCTGCCAACGGCCGAGAGGCATTGAAAAAGCTTACCCAGGAACTCCCCGACCTCGCCATCCTCGACGCGATGATGCCGGAACTGGATGGATTTGAGACCCTCAAGGAGATTCGCCAGGTTTCCACCATACCGGTGATCATGCTGTCGGTTAAGGGGGAAGAAGCCGATAAGATCAAGGGCCTTGAGCTGGGCGCCGATGACTACATGGCCAAGCCCTTCAGCCCAAAAGAATTGGTTTCCAGAGTGAAGGCCATGCTTCGAAGGGCCGAGATGCCGACTGCGGCACCCAGGACTGAGATTCAGGTGGATGACGATCTGACTATCGACTTCAGTAAACGCAGGGTGGTGGTGAGAGGTAAAGAGGTTCGTCTCCGGCCCACCGAATACCGGATGCTTTATCATCTGGTGAGCAATGCGGGCCGTGTTCTCACCCATGAGCAGCTGCTCCGAATGGTCTGGGGACATGAGTATCGCGATGAAGATCATTACTTGTGGCTTTATATCACCTACCTGCGGCAGAAGATCGAGAAGGATCCCAAGCATCCGAAGTATATCCTGAGCGAACGGGGAATCGGCTACCGGTTTGCGGAGTTTGAAAAGAGATGA
- a CDS encoding ATP-binding protein yields MAKGCLADPGADVDFPSKLAVILRKEVDALNGNVGIAALWNEREMRFVEGATLGLDSEAGAALRLFINETLPNLTAGRLVDDGNTQAAQESGVLTITREGTQDLIITRPLVIDGKTIGLICVSCPYLPRSFSNSEPHVRSFFVDIAAIALQNARLAAHLAEERFRIESILENSADGIMAIDTDRRITYFNAGMERITGWKREEAVGRYCFQVLKVKNGEGADFCQTGCPILEGGGGFIALDGVLSPRTGRDIDVSLSYSIARSPEGHLLSAVIDIHDVRHLRQLEHRRSALLATVSHELQTPISIIKAYASTLTRPDARWGQETIMEKLKAIEEESDRLSGVVSKLLYTSRLEEEGVGLDKLLLNLENEANRVAKRFAGVRENCGVRVGFPPDFPPVSADPEKVNEVLTNLVENAIKFSPGGGTVTITGEVSGKNALVAVVDRGIGIPVDEQERVFERFYRGKDSSVTRSQGTGLGLYICKTLIEAHGGRIWVESQPGIGSRFIFSLPIVEED; encoded by the coding sequence ATGGCCAAAGGGTGTTTGGCCGACCCGGGAGCAGATGTGGATTTTCCATCCAAACTCGCAGTAATCCTGCGCAAAGAAGTGGATGCCTTAAATGGCAATGTCGGCATTGCTGCGCTGTGGAATGAGAGGGAGATGCGATTTGTGGAAGGGGCGACCCTCGGGCTTGATTCTGAGGCTGGCGCAGCCCTGCGTCTTTTTATCAACGAGACGCTCCCCAATCTCACTGCCGGCAGGTTGGTTGATGATGGGAATACCCAGGCCGCTCAGGAATCGGGTGTACTGACGATCACACGGGAAGGCACACAGGACCTCATTATCACCCGGCCCCTTGTGATCGATGGAAAAACGATCGGATTGATCTGTGTGTCATGCCCTTATTTGCCCCGGTCTTTCAGTAATAGCGAACCTCACGTGCGCTCTTTTTTTGTCGACATTGCAGCCATTGCACTCCAGAATGCCCGGTTGGCAGCTCATCTGGCCGAAGAGAGATTCAGGATCGAATCCATCCTGGAAAACAGCGCCGACGGGATTATGGCCATCGATACTGATCGGCGCATCACCTATTTCAATGCGGGGATGGAGAGGATTACAGGTTGGAAGAGGGAAGAAGCAGTTGGACGGTATTGTTTTCAGGTCTTGAAGGTGAAAAATGGTGAGGGGGCCGATTTCTGCCAGACAGGATGTCCTATTCTTGAAGGTGGCGGGGGCTTCATTGCTCTGGATGGAGTCCTGTCTCCTCGGACTGGACGGGATATCGATGTAAGCCTGAGTTATTCCATTGCGCGATCACCGGAGGGGCATCTTCTTTCTGCTGTGATCGATATCCATGATGTTCGTCACCTTCGGCAACTTGAGCATCGAAGGTCTGCTCTTCTGGCTACGGTTTCCCATGAACTCCAAACCCCAATTTCCATCATCAAGGCCTATGCCAGCACGCTTACTCGTCCCGATGCCAGATGGGGGCAGGAAACCATTATGGAAAAGCTGAAGGCCATTGAAGAGGAAAGCGATCGCCTCAGCGGCGTGGTGAGCAAGCTGCTCTATACGTCTCGCTTGGAGGAAGAAGGCGTTGGATTGGACAAGCTTTTGCTCAATCTGGAGAACGAGGCCAACCGGGTTGCCAAGCGTTTTGCCGGGGTCAGAGAGAACTGCGGCGTGAGGGTTGGATTTCCTCCCGATTTCCCGCCGGTGTCTGCCGATCCCGAAAAGGTGAATGAGGTGCTCACCAATCTGGTGGAGAATGCCATCAAGTTTTCACCTGGAGGGGGAACCGTCACTATCACTGGCGAGGTTTCCGGGAAGAACGCTTTGGTTGCCGTGGTTGACCGGGGAATCGGCATTCCGGTCGATGAGCAGGAGAGGGTATTCGAGCGGTTCTACCGGGGGAAAGATAGCTCGGTCACCCGGTCTCAGGGGACAGGGTTGGGGCTTTATATCTGTAAAACCCTTATCGAAGCGCATGGCGGCCGAATTTGGGTGGAAAGCCAGCCCGGTATTGGATCCCGTTTCATCTTCAGCCTGCCGATCGTGGAAGAGGACTGA
- a CDS encoding glycosyltransferase family 4 protein, with product MNHKRISSISKIAVIGNYLPRQCGIATFTTDICNALAMELKNDQDVVAVAMNDIPGGYDYPERVKFSVRANVQADYFRAADYINVNQYEVTVLQHEYGIFGGPAGSHILHALKALHMPIITTLHTVLQQPSVEQRVIIEEIADYSDRLVVMTHKAIDFLTEVYGIPASRIALIPHGIPDVSFKQPGIYNDLFGLKGKDIILTFGLLGPGKGIETMIETMPAIISKHPEAVYVILGQTHPHVREVDGDAYHYGLQQLVNRLGLREHVLFHNYFVPLDTLVQYLQTAKVYVAPYPNKEQITSGTLSYAVGVGAPVVSTPFWHAEELLAEGRGRIVPFNDPEAMAEGIIELLENDQERNMMRFTAYQHGRSMTWKEVARQYLSLMTDILARSKPIPKDLVVARQSYKLLNELPEINLSHLRAMTDDTGIIQHAKYNIPDLDSGYCVDDNARALLAACLHYSLQKDKTIVPLLERYLAFLCYAFNRENNFFRNFMSYDRRWLDLRGSEDSHARALWSLGVAIKYAPNDSVRNAAMSCFLDGLQVMENFRSPRAWAFAILGLQSYLRKYGGDSYARKLRAQLAQKLFALFSNNGDDGWLWCEDIITYANAKLPHALIVAGQAIPDPKMLEAGLRILEWLLQIQTHKDGHLSIIGNAGWYRRNGEKANFGQQPAEAMNLIDACVDAYLITGDKKWHEEAEHCFGWFMGQNDVNTNIYNFETGGCCDGLEHYGVNQNQGAESTLSWLIALLRMYESVGMKGLVKKKKSK from the coding sequence CAACTATTTACCGCGCCAGTGCGGGATCGCCACGTTCACCACAGATATCTGCAATGCTCTGGCCATGGAGCTCAAAAATGACCAGGACGTGGTTGCGGTTGCCATGAACGATATACCGGGTGGGTACGACTATCCGGAGCGGGTGAAATTCAGCGTTCGGGCAAATGTCCAGGCGGATTACTTCCGGGCGGCCGACTATATCAACGTCAATCAGTATGAGGTAACGGTTCTCCAGCATGAATATGGGATATTCGGCGGTCCCGCCGGGTCTCATATTCTCCATGCACTTAAGGCCCTCCACATGCCGATCATCACTACCCTCCATACGGTGCTTCAGCAACCCAGCGTTGAGCAAAGGGTAATTATTGAGGAGATAGCTGATTATTCCGATCGCCTGGTAGTGATGACTCACAAGGCGATCGATTTCCTGACTGAGGTCTACGGCATCCCAGCCTCTCGCATCGCTCTGATCCCTCACGGAATCCCCGATGTATCCTTTAAACAACCGGGCATATACAACGATCTGTTCGGGCTGAAAGGTAAGGATATCATTCTTACCTTTGGGCTCCTGGGTCCAGGTAAGGGAATAGAAACCATGATCGAGACCATGCCTGCCATCATCAGCAAACATCCCGAGGCCGTTTATGTGATTCTCGGGCAGACCCATCCGCATGTCCGGGAGGTCGATGGTGATGCCTATCACTATGGGCTGCAGCAACTGGTGAACAGGCTAGGCTTGAGGGAGCACGTGTTATTTCATAACTACTTTGTGCCGCTTGATACCCTGGTGCAGTATCTTCAGACGGCAAAAGTTTATGTGGCCCCTTATCCCAATAAGGAGCAGATCACTTCCGGCACGTTGTCCTATGCGGTAGGGGTGGGTGCACCGGTGGTCTCGACGCCTTTCTGGCATGCAGAGGAGCTTCTTGCTGAAGGCCGCGGGAGGATTGTGCCATTCAACGACCCGGAGGCGATGGCAGAGGGAATCATCGAACTTCTGGAGAATGACCAGGAGCGGAACATGATGCGGTTTACGGCATACCAGCACGGGAGGTCAATGACATGGAAGGAAGTGGCCAGGCAGTACTTGAGCCTTATGACCGATATCCTGGCCCGCTCGAAACCTATCCCCAAAGACCTTGTAGTTGCGCGGCAGAGCTATAAGCTGCTGAATGAACTCCCGGAAATCAACCTTTCCCATCTCAGAGCCATGACGGACGACACAGGGATAATCCAGCATGCCAAATACAACATACCGGATCTGGATAGCGGCTATTGTGTGGATGATAATGCCCGCGCGCTTCTGGCAGCGTGTCTCCACTACTCGCTTCAGAAAGATAAGACAATCGTGCCCCTGTTGGAAAGATATCTGGCTTTTCTGTGTTATGCCTTCAATCGGGAGAATAACTTTTTCCGAAACTTCATGTCGTATGACAGGCGGTGGTTGGATCTGCGCGGGAGTGAAGATTCGCATGCCCGGGCGCTGTGGTCTCTGGGTGTAGCCATCAAGTATGCCCCGAACGATAGCGTGAGAAATGCAGCCATGTCTTGTTTTCTCGATGGACTGCAGGTGATGGAGAATTTCAGATCGCCACGGGCATGGGCATTTGCCATCCTCGGCCTGCAATCCTACCTTAGAAAATACGGGGGGGATTCCTATGCCAGAAAGCTCAGAGCCCAGTTGGCTCAGAAGTTGTTTGCACTCTTCAGCAACAATGGCGATGACGGATGGTTATGGTGCGAGGACATCATCACTTACGCCAATGCAAAACTCCCCCACGCACTGATAGTTGCCGGACAGGCGATACCGGACCCCAAAATGCTGGAGGCAGGGCTCAGGATTCTTGAGTGGCTGCTACAGATACAGACTCACAAAGATGGCCACCTGAGCATCATCGGCAATGCCGGATGGTATCGGCGCAACGGTGAAAAAGCCAATTTCGGTCAGCAACCCGCCGAGGCGATGAATCTCATTGATGCCTGTGTGGATGCCTACCTCATAACGGGCGATAAGAAATGGCACGAGGAAGCGGAACACTGCTTTGGCTGGTTCATGGGGCAAAATGATGTCAATACGAACATATACAATTTCGAGACTGGCGGGTGCTGTGATGGCCTTGAGCACTACGGCGTTAATCAGAACCAGGGCGCAGAATCAACACTTTCCTGGCTCATTGCGCTGCTAAGGATGTATGAGAGCGTTGGCATGAAGGGGCTGGTCAAGAAGAAGAAGAGCAAATGA